A single window of Pseudomonas benzenivorans DNA harbors:
- a CDS encoding GGDEF domain-containing protein, whose amino-acid sequence MSSSSQRVTQRRLQGLLFKRFGMAVVTYALTMLLCVVAMFCGLVQATLPAAVLIGALVVVSQLCFFALFRSGRNLRFKDPSLTEPQVLVALTWLTLLLALFEHARGSLLVIYLLILLFGVFELPPRVFARCAVLAFSGFAGLNLYEAFASRLADPAAAFLQVSVLAAVLLWLSLFASYVQAMRQRMLQRRFALQAHQDTLRGMMRQLEDLAATDELTGLFNRRHFLRLAGRALENMSGGRQHGLALIDLDHFKRINDVHGHAAGDRVLQTFAGVARACLRDGDVLARYGGEEFVLLLPNTDCDQFAACCERLRDAFSRAEPLGVKVDDLSLSVGMTLLSKHDDLDEALHRADQALYQAKRSGRNRCEAAWEEVDA is encoded by the coding sequence ATGAGCTCGAGCAGCCAGCGGGTCACACAACGACGATTACAAGGCCTCTTGTTCAAGCGCTTCGGCATGGCGGTGGTGACCTACGCCCTGACCATGCTGCTCTGTGTCGTGGCCATGTTCTGCGGGCTGGTGCAGGCTACCCTGCCTGCAGCCGTGCTGATCGGTGCCCTGGTGGTCGTCAGCCAGCTGTGTTTCTTCGCGCTGTTTCGCTCCGGCAGGAATCTGCGCTTCAAGGACCCCAGCCTCACCGAACCCCAGGTGCTGGTGGCCCTGACCTGGCTGACGCTGCTGCTGGCCCTGTTCGAGCACGCCCGGGGCTCTCTGCTGGTGATCTACCTGCTGATCCTGCTGTTCGGCGTGTTCGAGCTGCCGCCCAGAGTCTTCGCCCGCTGCGCGGTGTTGGCCTTCAGCGGCTTTGCCGGGCTGAACCTCTACGAAGCCTTCGCCTCGCGCCTGGCCGATCCGGCGGCGGCGTTCCTGCAGGTCAGCGTACTGGCCGCGGTGCTGCTCTGGCTTAGTCTGTTTGCCAGCTATGTACAGGCCATGCGCCAGCGCATGCTGCAGCGCCGCTTCGCGTTGCAGGCCCACCAAGACACCCTGCGGGGCATGATGCGTCAGCTGGAAGACCTGGCGGCGACCGATGAGTTGACCGGCCTGTTCAACCGGCGGCACTTCCTCAGGCTGGCCGGCCGTGCGCTGGAGAACATGAGCGGCGGACGTCAGCACGGCCTGGCGCTGATCGATCTGGATCATTTCAAGCGGATCAACGATGTCCACGGCCATGCCGCCGGTGACCGGGTGCTGCAGACGTTCGCCGGCGTCGCCCGGGCCTGCCTGCGCGACGGCGACGTGCTGGCCCGCTACGGTGGCGAGGAGTTCGTGCTGCTGCTGCCCAATACCGACTGCGATCAATTCGCCGCCTGTTGCGAGCGCCTGCGCGATGCCTTCAGCCGGGCCGAGCCGTTGGGTGTTAAGGTGGACGACCTGAGTCTGTCCGTCGGAATGACCCTGTTGAGCAAGCACGATGACCTCGACGAGGCGCTGCACCGCGCCGATCAGGCGCTCTACCAGGCCAAGCGCAGCGGGCGTAACCGGTGCGAGGCAGCCTGGGAGGAAGTGGATGCCTGA
- a CDS encoding iron-sulfur-binding ferredoxin reductase, whose protein sequence is MPELRVGERSLTVEPACNLLDALLAGGVAVPYSCRAGSCHACLVRCLRGEPLDAKPGALDGERREQGWRLACQCRIVDDLQIEVFDPLRDGRPARIDSCDWLSPNVLRLRLVPQQTLRYRAGQHLVLWTEGGVARPYSLASLPGEDPWLEFHLDCRQSGAFSDAARNFRPGDSLRLGELRGGALHYDPDWQARPLWLLAAGTGLAPLFGILREALRQDHQGDIRVVHLAQDPTEHYLAEPLAALADSHPQLQVEQPSAAQLPAALAGLRLVSRKTLALLCGHPHSVETFARRLYLAGIPRNQVFADLFLPHA, encoded by the coding sequence ATGCCTGAACTGCGGGTCGGTGAGCGCAGCCTGACCGTCGAACCTGCCTGTAACCTGCTCGATGCCCTGCTCGCGGGGGGCGTTGCCGTGCCCTACAGCTGCCGTGCGGGCAGTTGCCATGCCTGCCTGGTGCGCTGCCTGCGCGGTGAGCCGCTGGACGCCAAGCCCGGGGCTCTGGACGGCGAACGCCGCGAACAGGGCTGGCGGTTGGCCTGCCAGTGCCGGATCGTCGACGACCTGCAAATCGAGGTGTTCGACCCCCTGCGCGATGGCCGGCCCGCGCGCATCGACAGTTGCGATTGGCTCAGCCCCAACGTGCTGCGCCTGCGCCTGGTTCCGCAGCAAACCCTGCGCTACCGGGCCGGCCAGCATCTGGTGTTGTGGACCGAAGGCGGGGTGGCCCGGCCTTACTCCCTGGCCAGCCTGCCCGGCGAGGATCCCTGGCTGGAGTTTCACCTCGATTGCCGGCAGAGCGGCGCCTTCAGCGACGCCGCGCGAAATTTCCGCCCCGGCGACAGTCTGCGCCTGGGCGAGTTGCGCGGCGGCGCGCTGCATTACGATCCGGACTGGCAGGCGCGGCCCCTCTGGCTGCTGGCCGCAGGCACCGGCCTGGCGCCGCTCTTTGGCATTCTGCGCGAGGCGCTGCGTCAGGATCATCAGGGCGACATTCGCGTCGTTCACTTGGCCCAGGACCCCACCGAGCACTATCTGGCCGAGCCCCTGGCCGCGCTGGCCGACAGCCACCCGCAGCTGCAGGTCGAGCAACCGAGCGCGGCGCAGTTGCCGGCAGCTTTGGCCGGACTGCGCCTTGTTTCGCGCAAAACCCTCGCCTTACTCTGCGGTCATCCCCACAGCGTCGAAACCTTTGCGCGGCGCCTGTATCTGGCAGGCATACCGCGCAACCAGGTGTTCGCCGACCTGTTCCTGCCGCACGCCTGA
- a CDS encoding enoyl-CoA hydratase, giving the protein MSEHLLVEREPGLLTLRLNRPDKKNALTRAMYGGLAELLQQADQDASVRAVLLTGGAECFTSGNDLADFIQAPPTGPDSEVFRFMRALFDFSKPVVAAVSGPAVGIGTTLLMHCDLVYVSREALLKMPFVNLGLCPEFGSSLLLPRLLGQARAAELLLLGAPFDGEQAAAWGLANQVLADGAATLAKAREMALGFQHLAPSAVTDSKRLMRAPGREELRRVIEEEGALFGQRLRSAEAMEALTAFMQRRPADFSRFV; this is encoded by the coding sequence ATGAGCGAGCATTTGCTGGTTGAGCGCGAGCCGGGGTTGCTGACCCTGCGCCTCAACCGCCCGGACAAGAAGAACGCCCTGACCCGCGCCATGTATGGCGGCCTGGCCGAGTTGCTGCAACAGGCCGACCAGGACGCCAGCGTGCGCGCGGTGCTGCTCACCGGCGGTGCCGAGTGTTTCACCAGTGGCAACGACCTGGCCGACTTCATCCAGGCGCCGCCGACCGGGCCCGACAGCGAAGTATTTCGCTTCATGCGGGCGCTGTTCGACTTCAGCAAGCCCGTGGTGGCCGCGGTGAGCGGTCCGGCCGTGGGCATTGGCACCACGTTGCTGATGCATTGCGACCTGGTCTATGTCAGCCGTGAAGCCTTGCTGAAGATGCCTTTCGTCAACCTGGGCCTGTGTCCGGAGTTCGGCTCCAGCCTGCTCCTGCCGAGGTTGCTGGGACAGGCCAGGGCTGCCGAGCTGCTGCTGCTGGGGGCGCCCTTCGACGGCGAGCAGGCGGCGGCCTGGGGCCTGGCCAATCAGGTATTGGCCGACGGCGCGGCGACCCTGGCCAAGGCCCGCGAAATGGCCCTGGGCTTCCAGCACCTGGCGCCATCGGCGGTGACGGACAGCAAGCGACTGATGCGCGCACCGGGGCGCGAGGAACTGCGCCGGGTGATCGAGGAGGAGGGCGCGCTGTTTGGCCAGCGCCTGCGTTCGGCAGAGGCCATGGAGGCGCTGACCGCATTCATGCAGCGGCGTCCGGCGGACTTTTCCCGGTTCGTTTAA
- the pyk gene encoding pyruvate kinase, with protein sequence MTFRRTKIVATLGPSSNSPEVLEKLILAGLDVARLNFSHGSPDEHKARAKLVRDLAAKHGRHVALLGDLQGPKIRIAKFAGKRIELQVGDRFTFSTSHPLTDGTQEIVGIDYPDLVKDCGVGDELLLDDGRVVMRVDSATEDALHCSVLIGGPLSDHKGINRRGGGLTAPALTEKDKADIKLAAEMELDYLAVSFPRDAADMEYARQLRDEAGGIAWLVAKIERAEAVADDETLDGLIRASDAVMVARGDLGVEIGDAELVGIQKKIILHARRHNKAVITATQMMESMIQNPMPTRAEVSDVANAVLDYTDAVMLSAESAAGAYPLEAVQAMARICIGAEKHPTSQQSSHRIGKTFQRCDESIALAAMYTANHFPGVKAIIALTESGYTPLIMSRIRSAVPIYSFSPHRATQARTALFRGVYTVPFDPAALPPEQVSQAAVDELLKRGVVEPGDWVILTKGDSYHTIGGTNGMKMLHVGEKLV encoded by the coding sequence ATGACCTTTCGTCGCACCAAAATCGTCGCCACCCTCGGCCCGTCCAGCAACTCGCCCGAAGTTCTCGAAAAGCTGATTCTCGCCGGCCTGGATGTGGCCCGCCTGAACTTCTCCCACGGCTCGCCGGACGAGCACAAGGCCCGCGCCAAGCTGGTGCGCGACCTGGCCGCCAAGCATGGCCGGCACGTCGCCCTGCTCGGCGACCTGCAGGGGCCGAAGATCCGCATCGCCAAGTTCGCCGGCAAGCGCATCGAGCTGCAGGTCGGCGACCGCTTCACCTTCTCCACCAGCCATCCGCTGACCGATGGCACCCAGGAAATCGTCGGCATCGACTACCCGGACCTGGTCAAGGACTGCGGCGTGGGCGACGAACTGCTGCTCGACGACGGCCGCGTGGTGATGCGCGTGGACAGTGCCACCGAAGACGCCCTGCACTGCTCGGTGCTGATCGGTGGGCCGCTGTCCGACCACAAGGGCATCAATCGCCGCGGCGGCGGCCTGACCGCGCCGGCGCTGACCGAGAAGGACAAGGCCGACATCAAGCTGGCCGCGGAAATGGAACTGGACTACCTGGCGGTGTCCTTCCCGCGCGACGCCGCGGACATGGAGTACGCCCGCCAGTTGCGCGACGAGGCCGGCGGCATCGCCTGGCTGGTGGCCAAGATCGAGCGCGCCGAAGCGGTGGCCGACGACGAAACCCTCGACGGCCTGATCCGCGCCAGCGATGCGGTGATGGTGGCCCGCGGCGACCTCGGGGTGGAGATCGGCGACGCCGAGCTGGTCGGCATCCAGAAGAAAATCATTCTGCACGCGCGCCGCCACAACAAGGCGGTGATCACCGCGACCCAGATGATGGAGTCGATGATCCAGAACCCCATGCCGACCCGGGCGGAAGTCTCCGACGTGGCCAACGCCGTGCTCGACTACACCGATGCGGTGATGCTCTCGGCGGAAAGCGCCGCCGGCGCCTACCCGCTCGAAGCGGTGCAGGCCATGGCGCGCATCTGCATCGGCGCGGAGAAGCACCCGACCAGCCAGCAGTCCAGCCACCGCATCGGCAAGACCTTCCAGCGCTGCGACGAGAGCATCGCCCTGGCGGCCATGTACACCGCCAACCACTTCCCCGGGGTGAAGGCGATCATCGCCCTGACCGAGAGCGGCTACACGCCCTTGATCATGTCGCGGATCCGCTCCGCCGTGCCGATCTACTCGTTCTCCCCGCACCGCGCCACCCAGGCCCGCACGGCCCTGTTCCGCGGCGTCTACACGGTGCCCTTCGACCCGGCCGCGTTGCCGCCGGAACAGGTCAGCCAGGCGGCGGTGGACGAGTTGCTCAAGCGCGGCGTGGTCGAGCCGGGCGACTGGGTCATCCTGACCAAGGGCGACAGCTACCACACCATCGGCGGCACCAACGGCATGAAGATGCTGCACGTCGGCGAGAAGCTGGTGTAG
- a CDS encoding universal stress protein, protein MHLHQLLVVIEPHQSLQPALERAVWLARNSQAQLYLLLVEYSAALDASRFFDSALQVRARAALLEQRGTWLEELVAPLRAEGLELHLDVRWGKPPHALIEEKVAEMSPDLVLKSMAHENLLQRLLHSNSCWQLVRHCPVPLWLVQQGEWQGRNLCAALDPLHSADKPAALDHQLIRTAIGLSEQLGLQAHYLHCHAPLPRSLVFDAELVTNYEDYVTRSGAQHREAFEQLLGQYPIALPDTHLVEGFAEEALPHFVGERQIDLLLMGAIARGQLDTALIGHTAERILDSVSCDLLILKPETPGSAEEQ, encoded by the coding sequence ATGCACCTGCACCAGCTTCTGGTCGTCATCGAGCCCCATCAGTCCCTCCAGCCTGCCCTCGAACGCGCCGTCTGGCTGGCCCGCAACAGCCAGGCACAGCTGTATCTGCTGCTGGTCGAATACAGCGCCGCCCTGGACGCCAGCCGTTTCTTCGACAGCGCCCTGCAGGTCCGGGCCCGCGCCGCCCTGCTCGAACAGCGCGGCACCTGGCTGGAAGAGCTGGTCGCGCCGCTGCGCGCCGAGGGCCTGGAGCTGCACCTGGACGTGCGCTGGGGCAAGCCGCCCCATGCCCTGATCGAGGAGAAGGTGGCGGAGATGAGCCCCGACCTGGTGCTCAAGTCCATGGCCCACGAGAACCTGCTGCAGCGCCTGCTGCACAGCAACAGTTGCTGGCAGCTGGTGCGCCACTGCCCCGTGCCGCTGTGGCTGGTGCAGCAGGGCGAGTGGCAGGGCCGCAACCTGTGCGCCGCCCTCGACCCCCTGCACAGCGCCGACAAGCCGGCGGCCCTGGACCACCAGCTGATCCGCACGGCCATCGGCCTCAGCGAGCAGCTTGGCCTGCAGGCCCACTACCTGCACTGTCACGCACCGCTGCCGCGCAGCCTGGTGTTCGACGCAGAGCTGGTGACCAACTACGAAGACTACGTGACGCGAAGCGGCGCGCAGCACCGCGAGGCATTCGAGCAGCTGCTTGGCCAGTACCCCATCGCCCTGCCCGACACCCACCTGGTCGAGGGCTTTGCCGAAGAAGCGTTGCCGCACTTCGTCGGCGAACGGCAGATCGACCTGCTGCTGATGGGCGCCATTGCCCGCGGTCAACTCGACACGGCCCTGATCGGGCATACCGCCGAACGCATCCTCGATAGCGTGAGCTGTGACCTGCTGATCCTGAAACCCGAGACGCCAGGTAGTGCAGAGGAACAATGA
- a CDS encoding tetratricopeptide repeat protein, which produces MRTLLILCLALSAGGCTRWSLDHHLNNAYRAYEQGECDEVMLELSQAERKSRSRSYLQPEISLLRGQCLERQSLFVDAAQTYQFIISHYPRSEYGFRAKARLETLRQLGHYGQAEPATVLPAGR; this is translated from the coding sequence ATGCGAACCCTGTTGATCCTGTGCCTGGCGCTGAGCGCTGGCGGCTGTACTCGTTGGTCGCTCGACCATCACTTGAACAATGCCTACCGCGCCTACGAGCAGGGCGAATGCGACGAGGTGATGCTCGAGTTGTCCCAGGCCGAGCGCAAGAGTCGCTCGCGCAGCTACCTGCAGCCGGAAATTTCCCTGCTGCGCGGTCAGTGCCTGGAGCGCCAGAGCCTGTTCGTCGACGCGGCGCAGACCTATCAGTTCATCATCAGCCATTACCCGCGCAGCGAGTATGGCTTCCGCGCCAAGGCGCGGCTGGAAACCCTGCGCCAGCTCGGTCACTATGGCCAGGCGGAGCCCGCCACGGTCTTGCCGGCCGGGCGCTAG
- a CDS encoding DUF4124 domain-containing protein, with amino-acid sequence MRAWLCLLLLPGLATAEIYRWVDAQGQVHFGQRPAGAGAEPVEVRPQVVERDAATRERLERTERFYDARRQEKAEAVAASAERRAERDSECRVLRQRLAQLPEGRRYYQEEANGERTYYSEEELDAVRRRLRDRVSERCS; translated from the coding sequence ATGCGCGCATGGCTATGCCTGTTGCTGTTGCCGGGGTTGGCGACAGCGGAGATCTATCGCTGGGTCGACGCCCAGGGGCAGGTGCACTTCGGCCAGCGTCCAGCCGGCGCCGGAGCCGAGCCGGTCGAGGTGAGGCCGCAGGTCGTCGAACGGGATGCGGCCACCCGCGAGCGACTGGAACGTACCGAGCGCTTCTACGATGCCCGCCGTCAGGAAAAGGCCGAGGCGGTTGCTGCTTCGGCGGAGCGTCGGGCCGAGCGTGACAGCGAATGCCGCGTGCTGCGCCAGCGCCTGGCGCAGCTGCCCGAGGGGCGCCGCTACTACCAGGAGGAGGCGAACGGCGAGCGTACGTACTACAGTGAAGAGGAGCTCGACGCCGTTCGTCGCCGGCTGCGCGACCGCGTCTCCGAGCGTTGCTCCTGA
- a CDS encoding PilZ domain-containing protein, translated as MPAQRHIQRHQLPCYLKVFNRITDKPMGYIGNVSLDGLMLISQLPMLVGGRFDLRLKIPGVEGPRFIDFSATCQWSREDVSPGYFDSGFALVAPPAEYVEMVDALRRYFSFRPLAASA; from the coding sequence ATGCCAGCCCAGCGCCACATCCAACGCCACCAGCTACCCTGCTATCTGAAGGTGTTCAACCGCATCACCGACAAGCCAATGGGCTATATCGGCAATGTGTCGCTGGACGGCCTGATGCTGATCAGCCAGTTGCCGATGCTGGTCGGCGGGCGCTTCGACCTGCGCTTGAAGATTCCCGGGGTGGAAGGGCCGCGCTTCATCGATTTTTCCGCCACCTGCCAGTGGAGCCGGGAGGACGTCTCGCCGGGTTATTTCGACTCCGGCTTCGCCCTGGTCGCGCCGCCGGCCGAGTACGTCGAGATGGTCGATGCCCTGCGCCGCTATTTCAGCTTTCGCCCACTGGCCGCCTCCGCTTGA
- the mqo gene encoding malate dehydrogenase (quinone) gives MAHNDYEAVDVVLVGAGIMSATLAVLLKELDPSMSLEIIELMESGAIESSNPWNNAGTGHAGLCELNYTPEADDGSIDIKKSVTINTQFEESKQFWAYLVEKGSFGAPKSFISSVPHLSFVRGHEGIAFLKKRFDALTQHHAFADMDYTEDRATMAKWMPLMMPGRDPNEPIAATRVLGGTDVNFGAVTKHLLDHLAKQPQAEVKCSQKVTGLERNAQGWRVSIKNQADGSSREIQAKFVFLGAGGAALPLLQLSGIPEGKGYGGFPVSGQWLRCDNPEVVKQHQAKVYSQAAVGSPPMSVPHLDTRVVDGKTSLLFGPYAGFSTKFLRHGSYLDLPLSVRPGNIGPMLAVARDNFDLTRYLIKEVLQSEEKRLETLRGFYPEAKAEDWRLEVAGQRVQIIKKDPKRGGILQFGTELVAAEDGSIAALLGASPGASVTVSIMLDLIRRCFPEQAKSQQWLSKMNEIFPALGDVLARDPERYREVQARSDALLELTAKETALA, from the coding sequence ATGGCGCACAACGATTACGAAGCAGTAGATGTGGTGCTGGTTGGGGCCGGCATCATGAGCGCGACCCTGGCCGTGCTGCTGAAGGAGCTCGACCCGAGCATGAGCCTGGAAATCATCGAACTGATGGAATCCGGCGCGATCGAAAGCTCCAACCCCTGGAACAACGCCGGTACCGGTCATGCCGGGCTGTGCGAGCTGAACTACACCCCCGAGGCGGACGATGGCTCGATCGACATCAAGAAGTCGGTAACCATCAATACCCAGTTCGAGGAATCCAAGCAGTTCTGGGCCTACCTGGTCGAGAAAGGCAGCTTCGGCGCGCCCAAGTCCTTCATCAGCTCGGTGCCGCACCTGAGCTTCGTGCGCGGCCATGAGGGCATCGCCTTCCTCAAGAAGCGCTTCGACGCCCTGACCCAGCACCACGCCTTCGCCGACATGGACTACACCGAAGACCGCGCCACCATGGCCAAGTGGATGCCTTTGATGATGCCGGGCCGCGATCCCAACGAACCGATCGCCGCTACCCGTGTCCTGGGCGGCACCGATGTCAACTTCGGTGCGGTGACCAAACACCTGCTTGACCATCTGGCCAAGCAGCCCCAGGCCGAGGTCAAGTGCAGCCAGAAGGTCACCGGCCTCGAGCGTAACGCCCAGGGCTGGCGTGTAAGCATCAAGAACCAGGCTGACGGCAGCAGCCGCGAAATCCAGGCCAAGTTCGTATTCCTCGGCGCCGGCGGGGCAGCCCTGCCGCTGCTGCAACTGTCCGGCATCCCCGAAGGCAAGGGCTACGGCGGCTTCCCGGTGAGCGGCCAGTGGCTGCGCTGCGACAACCCGGAAGTGGTCAAGCAGCACCAGGCCAAGGTCTACAGCCAGGCGGCCGTGGGTTCACCACCGATGTCGGTGCCCCACCTCGACACCCGCGTGGTGGACGGCAAGACCTCGCTGCTGTTCGGCCCCTATGCCGGCTTCTCCACCAAGTTCCTGCGTCACGGTTCCTACCTCGACCTGCCGCTGTCGGTCCGCCCGGGCAATATCGGGCCGATGCTGGCGGTGGCCCGCGACAACTTCGACCTGACCCGCTACCTGATCAAGGAAGTGCTGCAGTCCGAGGAAAAGCGCCTGGAAACCCTGCGCGGCTTCTACCCCGAGGCCAAGGCCGAGGACTGGCGCCTGGAAGTGGCCGGCCAGCGTGTGCAGATCATCAAGAAGGACCCCAAGCGCGGTGGCATCCTGCAGTTCGGCACCGAATTGGTCGCCGCCGAGGACGGCTCCATCGCCGCCCTGCTCGGCGCCTCGCCGGGCGCCTCGGTGACCGTGTCGATCATGCTCGACCTGATCCGCCGCTGCTTCCCCGAGCAGGCCAAGTCGCAGCAGTGGCTCAGCAAGATGAACGAGATCTTCCCCGCCCTGGGCGATGTCCTGGCCCGCGACCCGGAGCGTTACCGCGAGGTGCAGGCGCGTTCGGATGCGTTGCTGGAGCTGACGGCGAAGGAGACGGCGCTGGCCTGA